GTTGATGTGACACCTCGAAACTGATATAGTATCCGTACATCACCGGAACCTAATATGGTGGTACGGTACCACACATGCGGAATCGTGCAAGTCGACTCGCATAGCATCGAGCGTACAAGTCAATCGCTTGCGACGTCAATAGCTTACGACATCGATGGCCATTAACGAATCATGTATGATCAACCCTCAACTATAGATATAAAAACTAACTTCCTAGCCAGCGCTCCCTGGCCAGCGCCAAGGGATCGAACCTCAAACACTCACAATATCCTCAACTCCTCATATTGACATAAGCTTCGGAGGGATTGAGTCGAGAATCCCCATTTTAATTTTGGCCTGTGTGCAGAAGTTCGACACGGAAGAGCCCAACATAGAAGAGCCGACCCTTTGCTCTACCTCGAGTTGACCCAATTTATGGTGCTCCGACCCAACTTGGCACCGACCCCCTCCTCTCAAGAAACCACGTGGACGATATTATATTCTTAGAATCGAACCAAGCCACGCTGACTCCACGACATAAAGTTATAcgataaaaaatatttgaattttctttgCACCTTGTATTCTTGGGATCAAATCGAGTCATGCTGACTTCACCATGTAAAGTTACACAATAAAAAACATTTGAATTTTCTTTGCCTTGTACCAGTAAAAATAGCACAATGATTTCCGTATTCTGCTGTGCCATTTCTTTGAGAAAccaaatggaaaaaagaaaaaaagataaggatTGATGGTATTAATGTTTATTTGGTCTCACATCTGATGTGAGAGAAAAAAAACAGGTTTCTGAACCCCTAAAGTGTTCTTCACTTCAGTTGTCACGAAAAGTCCCAGCCATCCTGCGTGTCTTATGTTTTGCTTTGTAGGAAACTCATACTGCATAAATTATCCACCACAGATCACTTGTTTTTTGAGTGCTCCTTCAGTTCTGTAGTCTGATCACCTATTAGATATCTGTACGCTGAACATTCACTTTTAACACATGGATTCACTCACTAGCTCAAGGAAGGAAGTGATCTCAACAAGCAAAGCATGATGCCGTGACCCTGAGAGTCTTGATTGTATATATAACTTCGATTATATTCCTTCTTTCATATCTAAGGGGGGTAATAGAATAGTCTCCTCCGTTACAAGCTTAACACATATGGATGGCTCTTTTCATAAACCATCACAAGTGGGTGGTGGGTTGAGATTTCTGTTTCGTGATTCTAATAACATGTAtcaaatttaatcatcaaaatatattctATACATCTAAAATATTGGTTTCATGATAATGTCTCAGACCCACCTAGCAAAAAGTCGAGGattcaaaaattcttttaataatttttatatttaaacatttatatgatgataataatgatgTACCAAACTCActtaccaaagaatcaaatattgaatgatcgaaatattaaatattaaatattatatatatatatatatatatattaaatattaattaatttaattaataaaaaatttatctgaatgcataatttcaaattaaaccAAGTTGACAGCATGTAGAAAAATGCAAGACATGTAGATTTTAGGTATTCATATCGTTTTAAGTAAAATGATGGAATTTATGCAACAAGCAACAATAGATGCATTATtggaatttcaaaaaaaaaaactttttttaaaaaaatcctgTCTTAATGCTCATATAAAAAAATGTAATataatttatccaaaaaaaaaaacaatcaactAGTTGGTTTTTATGTGTCTCTCTATTGAATGAATAAATATGTCATCCAACTCGATTAAATTGATTCCTTATactcaaagaaagaagaggaggagatggaggaaaaaaaaaaatttaaattaaaaaaaataattaaaacagGAGGATAAAGTTAAGATTCACAATGAAGAATTTAATACAAGTGCACCTTCAGATAATGAGTGGAGATTCTTCTAAGTAAATTacctaaatttatatatataatacatgtcATCGTATCATCCAACCCATATATTTCTTTGAGTAGTATTTCCTATTTTGCAAATATTAATTTATtggtttattataatattttttccaaAATTACTTCATGCTCAAAAAAGGCCATGTCCCAAGCTAAATGTTGAATTACCAATATTGCACCTCCACAGCTGCCGAGAATAACGAAACGcccagctcttcttcttcttcagcacaCAAACATTGGACGAATCAAATGACACGACTACCCCTACGATTCACCCCTTTCTCCCGTGTCGATCGGCCAAAAAGAAACCCTTTTATCGTTTTgatacggacttagctggttttgcctaagtcgtgcggcaccctcgcgcgtccgtccgcaaaggtcagcctccccgaagccccccattgtcccttaggaccaatcaaagagagaacgggttaaaaagaacgcctcaatcgggatccacaagcagacatgtccgaaaaacacttcatagacaatgcaaattacaaacagactttacaagctctgaacagtggcacaacaaagggtaaaatggtccattacagatcgaaaagctctcgaacgtgtccacgtgacacaacctttatttacaagcctaaagaggccaccaacccaactaacatgggactattaagccttcggccgcccctctacctgctgtacaaggcatgaacatgccaaacgacacggacatacataagcattatatcaaacaccctgtttcgaagtttgtccgtgacattctcccccacttatcccttcgacgtcctcgtcgaagcctttgtgaacactgcaactcttcgcctttgctgagtcttcaatcttctgctccagctgcaatgcgcctcttggctcccagctactctccgctgctgtttttaagtagtcgaacctttgatccgccatgctgcttcaactcgccaatgactctgactctggtgtggggttggctgagttgtgttgatcctcgttgattcctgcggatccaccaaatgaaggacaagaccattcttactgcgccagtttctcaaaatttccacatgctgcttgaactgggtggatgcttgttggagctttaacgagcatcgcctcgcaaacttctgaagttttgggtccttcctccacaaaatctgctcattgactcttctttcagttagttgtcacttccaagtaggttcgcatcacttccgctttcgattggcatttcgttgggaaatgaagtggacaatctactctcagtagcactgatcaccgttggtgaggatttgacaactattatcttccattatcttcgaagggtctttgaacttgtgcagagctcctctgctggatagataagagaactggggtactcggtttcgcccattctcttaagagttgagaaggcaaaggttacttgacttcgcccgcctcctcgaggttgtacttcatgcatcgagctggttactggccttcgcctgctctttgctcacacttctgaagcacttgaagtgtttgcactccttgcgttgagttagctactgtgattcaccttctcaatgccattgaacttctggaatgcaggaagttttcaccccaacttggagtaattctctgatagataaggtcgcctctgggattataccgtcttctccatcaaccctgccgcctactccactgagtagcaaaggtacagcaccgcgtactgcttgcttcgttccttggttgtgcactcttgcatgacccgaagtccttcacttacgactatcttgatgagaaacttgttgacaccggtcttacgaagtttcttggcctctgccctttagccttgtctcggtacttggagattgcctctgcatactccacctcctcggcccctttcacgaccaagcgctctccctccatgagagcaagggatcaatgactttcacggaagtcccgcctctgcggtaccatggcgctgccatgcccatggtcctactatccgtctcctcgcatctgtatcccttttcttcacgatcagtagatatgtctccgtggcactcctctgagtccacctccattctgactgatgcttgattttgggtagttaagtccctctggactcgtcgtcgcttcctcgcccctttcgaccccctgcttcaacacctctgtgttctctaagcagtctgtttggtcgatggaaagacagactgcaactcccatgcatggcctctgtcatcacgttgtagggtttgcatcgattctgttctccttagcttccttggtagcaacgttcgcttactcggccttgtcctctgacttgccgggctcccttaagcgaatataagctctggagcagtccaactctccagctgcttcgatcatacctctgcatgatcaagtccctcccatgggactcactggtacttgcattcgaacttttcccttggtggaacccaacccccatatgctgatgaccaaggttttcatccgatgcaaaatttggtgcacgcccggaagacccgcctctgcggtaccatggccttcactccttgaatccatagcccttcttgccgtcgtgttgttcaccaaagcggagctcccagtagctcccgatcatacctccatatgatctcatccctcacgggacgctgttgtgtgtatcgcatttccacgaactgttccaccacgatccgctgcaccatgtcgcctcctggtgacatctccattgcattctgatccttgtggaataaactcgaattgtaaaccctccatgtgtggcctctgccaacacatcgcagggtctcctccaccttcgattttgttcgctcctttggcaatcgaccttcatccacccactcttgggtcacacctagatgaagcaccgctctaggacagtccgtcgcctagtagctcccgaagtccaccgacttcgctgtaatttgtgcaccattgcctagatcctgggcctctacccctaccagcacaatctccgctgcgcactgcttccttcatggcaacttgaatggcaacactgtggcatattcttcaagagtacccgcctctgcgtcctcttgccccgtgctaaggccttctgaacccaacttcgcctccacaaattgagtcgccttagttcctccatcaaatgcttctccgagataaggtgcatgtgccccgaagctcccttcgtctttggcaccatacaagatgagtccgctccgtcagaatgaaggacccatggaacaacatgatcctactattgcctctgcaagagttcatgtccttgacctctgtctaaggaaagccctgtgcctctgctccacgttccaacttctatgctggctcccttcatgcggcttgggtacttcgccaagttacgcccaagttgctccgctcctcgtttttgcattgagtcgatggcggccctcgtgcccaccattccacgggtcagccctcccttgagtccgatctccacatcgactccaagtgtgccttcatttaagttgctttgggtcgctcccccacttgatctcgcaatgcatccaccaatgcattctctcaagcgagatcatacgacaactcctcgctgcttgctcggtccattgagcttcgtggagttgttgtttgtgaggtacttcctcctcaacatgtgaagtccgtctcacatgattctccctctggagagccgaaacttatccctcctggataactgtcccgttggagaaacatctctcttcgtttcggagaccaccatccccttggactactccgatctgctgaacaaactgtgcattgttctgcctcttgcaaacgcacttgctagattgcgcctccacgtcaatacagccaccgctacacccctcaaggactagcaacatgctgaactcgttgcacacttcagcctcctccggacgtatccttcgcatgccgaagagaaagtttcaatgctccatggcgccgagtctcggtcgccttgggatggccacgaacattctgtcgtccgcatacaagcccatgcatgagtaccaaattcttcgagttagcaattcccctcacctctgtgagctttgcataacttttttggtcgttgagcaactcattccaccttgcatggtctcattcttgccaagcgcctcgcttgcctagagcaccatcaagtatagttgtcaacgttgagccgtagctcaaactcagccatcccaacctttgtgcgctccaaattcttccaagcttgcctgttctcgtggtgcctcttgcgcgaagggttggccattcctctgaatgccaatctcagatgcccgctcctctgagcgactcttttccttacatctccatgcccgttttccctcaaacggtcgcgcgtgtgctgactgccctcaacgcagccccgctaggtcccccacgtttgcatgtcaagtgtttctatgagtgcttgtcctgctctgatactatatgacacggacttagctggttttgcctaagtcgtgcggcaccctcgcgcgtccgtccgcaaaggtcagcctccccgaagccccccattgtcccttaggaccaatcaaagagagaacgggttaaaaagaacgcctcaatcgggatccacaagcagacatgtccgaaaaacacttcatagacaatgcaaattacaaacagactttacaagctctgaacagtggcacaacaaagggtaaaatggtccattacagaccgaaaagctctcgaacgtgtccacatgacacaacctttatttacaagcctaaagaggccaccaacccaactaacatgggactattaagccttcggccgcccctctacctgctgtacaaggtatgaacatgccaaacgacacggacatacataagcattatatcaaacaccctgtttcgaagtttgtccgtgacagtttggCAGTCATTTAACGGTCCCAGAAATAGAAAGCGCATGACGCAGGGGCAGTGTGGTAAAATGGACTTCATGCACACTGCCCAAGACTCCAATGTCCCTCTCATCTCCCGACGACTGCTCTGTTTCCTCCGTGCCTCCATTTCTCTCAAGCGGAAGAGAGAGACGAAAAGAACCTGATGAGGCTTGGAGTGTTGCTCACAGTTCTTCTTCTATCAAGGCAAGCGACGGAGCTCTGCGCGCCTTCTTCCTGCTGCAATAACGCTGTACAAAATCTAGACTTAAGGCTTTTGCATTGATACGCTTCGGTCGCCATGAACAGTTCCTTCAGGGAGTGGATATTGGCTTGAGAAGAGCAAGGATGGAAGCAAGTGGAAGAAGAAAGCGGTAGATTTTCTCACAGAGGGGGAAAAAAGGAGCCGCCTTTGTGCTCCAATGGCCGGAAAAGAGATTTAGGGTAGGTCGAAGAAGAAGCACAAGGGGGGGGGAAAAGGAGGCGTCTTTCCTCTTGGAACAGCCTTACACGAAGGAGAAGATGGGTTGTTGGCATTCCAGGGTCGAGAGGCAGGAGGCGGTGTCGCGGTGCAAAGCCCGGCGGCGATACATGAAGCAACTCGTGCGGGGGCGGCGAGCCTTCGCCGCCGCCCATTCCCTTTACCTTCGCTCTCTTCGCGCCACCGGCGCCGCTCTCCTCCAGTTCGCCAACGCCGAGACCCACCTCCACCACCAGCTCCCTCCCATCCCGTCCACTTCCTCCTCACTGCCACCCCcaccctcccctcctcctcctcctcctccgcagcCGCCGCCTTCGACTTCATCGCATCCTCCGGTGAGCCCGAGTTCCGACAACTGGACCTCCTCGGTCACCGCCTCTCCGATCCTCCCCCCACCACCGCCTCCACCACCCTCAAGCTGGGATTTTTGGGACCCCTTTGTCCCGTCCTCTTCCCGGTCGGCCACCGAGGAGGAGTGGGAAGAGGTTACCACCACCGTTTCGGAAGTCACCACGGCGCCCGCAGTGGGGCCGCCACCGTCGGTGGTCAGCGGCTACTCCAAGGATTCAACCAGTGAGCTAGCCATGGTGGTTGTCCCGAGAGGCAAAAAGGATCTCTCCGAGATAGTCAAGGAGCTCGACGACTACTTCCTCAAGGCGGCTGAGGCAGGAAGCCGGGTTTCATTCATCTTAGAAGCTCCACTCTGTGACCTATCTTCCAACCAAGACCTTGCAGGTAATCTCCATGAGTTCTTTCTACACCTAGTTCTCACAGATCGGTCAATTGTTCTGCAAATTTTGTTGTCCGTAATCGACTGGATTTTGGTGCTCCGCCTACGATGTAGGTAAAATGCACGCTTATGGCAAGAATTTGAGACACTTGCATTGGTCATGGAGATCCAACTCGAAGGCTACTGGTGGTTTCACTAGGTTTGGGAGGTGCAGGGAGGAGATGGGGAGGGGAAATGGAAGTGGAGATGGAGGAGTTGGAAGTGGTCACATGAGTCATACCTCCACCATGGAGAAGCTCTATGCTTGGGAGAAGAAGCTCTATCTTGAGGTTAAGGTACAGTGGCCATCTGAAAGTTGTTGTTTTACTCAAACATTTCCTTTGCTCTCTCACAGGACATTCTCTTCTTCACTTCTTGTCCTTAATTCTGTCAGTGCTGCAGCCTGTGATTCCCAGACAAAGAAAAAAACATATGTTAGTTCGAATCTTAGACACAATAATATGCTTATTACATTACAACACATACCATTTGTATAGTTTTGATGATTAATTAGCTTATTTTATTGTTGGCAAATACATTGGTAGCtccaaaaagaacagaactagacagaaaaagaccACATGGAATGTTTGCCATGTTGTTTATGGTGAAAGCTTCTGCTTAAAAGGTCATGCTCTGTTTGCATAAATCATGTGCCTGTTTGGTGTTTGTTATTCTATCACAGAATGCTGAGATGATCAGAGAGGAGCATGAGAAGAGGATGAGCCTACTGAGGAAGCAAGAGGCCAAAGGCATGGACTATGTGAAGGTGGTGAAGAACAAGATGGAGATTGAGAGACTGGAATCCAAGATGATGGTAGCCACTCAGGCCAtagagaccactacctctgcaaTCATTAAGCTGAGGGAGTCTGAGCTCTCCCCTCAGCTTCTTGAACTGGTTACTGggttagtctctctctctctctctatctatctatctatctggcACTAAGACAGGAAAAAGGTTGAAGGGGTCACATGTTTGCCATTTCTACTCAAAAGCCATCATGCATTTGCTTGGTTGTGTGGTCCTGCTGATACAGTGAGTTCTGTCAGATATTCCAAACAAGGCTAAACTAAGGGTAGTACATTTCACCCTTCCTTGACACTGCCCCGCCTTCTTAACCTTTGAAAGTTTTTTACAAGACTCATCCGGTCCCGCAACTTCAAGAGTAAATAAGAAATTAGTAGGGTGGAAATATGAATTCCTAGAGAGAAGATTTTCCTACCAGCACCAGCATGCTCTGATTGATCTGCAActcctactactactactactactactactactactttaCATGAAGAGGACTCTTCTCTAACTCCGACATCGATATCATTTGCACATACACACCAAAGTAGTCCAACTTGTGATGGTCTTGCAGACTTAGATGCCAAGTATCAGTTCAAGCTTTGCACGATCAGAATGTTGTCCTATAGGTTTCTGCAATTTGCAATACTCGAGTAGGTGATCATTTGTTAGTTCATTGTCAATATATGATTCTGATAACTAACAACATTGTATGTAAACTAACTTGAATTGATCTTAATAGTTAGTGTCATTTAGAAAGCACTAGCAACATAGAAATACTGAAATGAGTCTGCAGTGTACAACACTTTCTTCTTCACTAGGGAAAATTGAGTGTGTTTTGGTGCCATACCTGTGATTGTACTGAGCTCTGTAAGTTCTGCCATAATCATCCATGATACTGCTATCTAAATCCAACTGTTGATTCAAGTAAGAAGAGGAACATCAAATTTTTGAGACATCCCATACCCCCGTCTCCTATTATTTAGTTGTCCCTCACCATGTATGAAAGAATATTTGGgtacaagaaaaaaaagattggCACTAGGAAATCTGTGTTGATGCATTCTCATTTTCAGGATGTGGGCTCTGAGATAAACATTTTAGAACAGGAGGATTTTATGAATTACCTCGggacaaaaatattttattactcATCAACATTAAATTAAACATATGCTGGTAATCATAGTGGCAACATAAAACCACACCAGTTCGATGGAATCAATGTTATAGAAATATAGTTGTGATGCTGGTTTTAGTTTATTCAGTATTCAACCTTGCAGTCATTTTAGCagaacagaaaaaataaaaagaaaattaaacttTTCTAATCCTGCTTTGAGCTCATGAAGTGGTGATCATGTACGTATGTGCATTAGGTAGTTATCAGCACATTAAACTATTCTACCAGAAAGGCATCTGACTTCTGCAAGAACTTCTTATCATGTTTCAAAAATTCAAATCTTGATAGTTGCATCTCTGTTTCATCTTTCTTAAATGCACTGAACTGGTGACAATGATATGGTGTTTTATGGTAGAAAAGAGTCTTTTAGATTACAAAAATGTTGGGACCTTAAGGTTCTCTATTGTTTGTTTTGTATTTCTATTCTGATGGTGGAAATGATGGCATTGTCCTTCCCTATAAACTCGATTTCAAAAGCTTAGGACCAATCAACATTTCTACATGAATAAAATATCTATAAACCTAGCAGGTAAATGCTAAAATTGGCTTTGGGACATCAACTCTCTACTAAATGAtgcagattatatatatatatatatatatatatatatatatatatataatcaataattcagaaCAGTGACctacatagtttttttttttaataacattGCAACGAGGTTGTGTTAGCTATTTATTAATGTACATGGAAGATCTAGGCATGTTTGGAAGTCTAAAAATGTCTTGGTACTCTTTACCTCTTTTGGCTTGAGATGTCTCATTGTAATCCCAGTATTTCGTTCTAGCCGCATTTCCTTCAGCAAGTAAAGCATCCATTAGTATCCAATGATACATAAATATTTGAATTGGCTTAACCGTGAATATGAATCTATAGATAAACAACATGATAGGATTATGAAATTGGTAATGCTCTTACCATCAGAATGAAGTATTCTACCATGAGGGTCACTCTGCTGCATTCTCTATCTTGTCACTGTCCAACAATGTTGTCTTGTGAGATGCAGATTGATGGGCATGTGGAGGAGCATGTATGAGTGCCATCAGGTCCAGACGCACATCGTTCAGCAACTGGAGTACCTCAACTGCGCACTGAGCACTCGTCCCACGAGCGACATGCACCGGCAGGCGGCGCTCCAGCTCGAGTCGGAGGTGGAGAATTGGCATGTCGCCTTCTGCCGCCTTGTCGACTCCCATAGAGTCTACGTCCATGCTCTCACCGGCTGGCTCCGCCTCTCCCTCttctaccaccaccaccaccaccacggtCGCACCACCCCGGACATCCACCCTCTGTGCGAGGAGTGGCAGCTCGCCCTGGATCGAGTTCCTGACAGAGTAGCCTCGGAGGGGATCAAAAGCTTCCTGACCGTGGTCCGCGCCGTAGTCGTTCAGCAGACCGAGgagcagaagcagaagaagaggtcGGAAGCGGCGTTCAAGGAGCTGGAGAAGAGGGTGGAACAGCTCAGTTCACTGGAGCGCAAGCGCGGCTCCTTGGAGGCGGAGAAGCGCGCGGAGGTGGAGGCTCTGAAGGCGAAGGCGGAGGAAGAGAGGAGCAAGTACGAGAAGAGCGCCGGGGTGACGAGGGCGATGACGCTGAACAATCTGCAGACGGGGCTTCCCCATGTGTTCCAAGCAATGACGGGTTTCTCGGGTGTGTGCATGCAGGCCTTCGAGTCGGTGTATCGCGTGCTCGATCCCAagaggctgctgctgctgcctttgGGAAGATGAGGATGCGCCGAACTCGTCTCGTGCAAATCGTACACCGTTGGCGGTGTTGTTGTCGTCTCAAGGCTTTGCTGGGATTACTTGTCTAGCTGTCCTTTCCGAGTCAATAGACCACTTTACCGTTTCACTGACATGGTGTTTGTGTTGGCTGCTTGTCTTGTTGTTTGATCATCCCACCAACAGTTTCAAATGTAGACACGAGGAATCATACTTGCTTGTTAGTGTCCTGTACCCACAACATAGAACGGCTTCAGATATGGAAGGGAAACTGGAATGATTCAAATTGAAATAATCCCAGATTTATTTACCCAATAAGAGACCCATACACTCACGAAGACTGGATTATTTTGTCATCAAATTTACATCTGTACTACGATAACACAAACATCATATATCAAGAATGCAAACAAAAAAAGTGATTCTTGAGCCAAATATCTTTACCATGAAACTTCTTCCCTCATGTTTCAAATACTAAGCCGGTGCTGGGATTAGTTCGTTTGAAAGCTCTAAGAAGTCTTCCACTGCATCTCTATTTGAATTTGGCCATTGTTGGAGTCGATGAGATGATATGTATTATTGGTTCTCTTGCTGTTCACAACATCTGCGAGGCTAATGGTGACATATCCCAAAATTTCCTGAAACAAAATGGCATGATTTAGATTAGTATTAAGACTAGGaaattacaagaatcaaaagaaacATTGCTGCTATAACCATCAAATCAAAAATCAGTAATAACAAATCAACATTGTGATAATAACTATGGAAAACATAATTTGGACTACAAATTAGTCATTCAAATATCCTTTCCTTCATTATAAAGTTCATAATGTTTATACATTCCCATCTTTCCTATTTATCTTTGTCCGTTATAATTCTTACAAAATGAACATATCTTGGATTTTTACagagtaaataaaaaaaagaagacatTTCTGGGATCTCAATTTCTTTTACAACTTAAATGAAAGACAAATTGTGGATGATATTTCTTTGCTTACTACTGTtgtcttctatttttcctttatGGTGAATAATATGGGATCATGGAGATGGACATTACACAGTTCTAGTTATTTATCTTGCAAATTGTTTCACTATTATCTTGCTAGTATTCAGAACACATTATCCTGGAGAATCACCAGGTACCTCAATCATCAGAAATGATATAATTCTATAGGTGCAGTTGACATCCAAGCAACACTTGAATTATGCACAATCTAATAATGAGTTAATCAACAAACATTATGTATTTATCCTATTTACATACTAACAGATTTCTTGCAGAAATGACATGTCAAATATACCTTAGAGTATATGCCAATAATTGGTGCTTTACTGAGTACCTCCACTTGCATTTTATCATTAACTGGGGGTTCCtcgcacacaaattgaaactcctCCTCCCATCTTGGATCTCTGTTACTCTTTATGTGCTGCATCCATAAATTGATAATCATCTCattaatcaattataaattgcaGAAACATTACACAAAGAACTGGTAATCAGCAACCAATTCACAAGATacctttgtttttctcttttctccTCTAAAGAGGATCCTTGCATATGGGTTTGTGTGGTGTTTGCCCTCAAGATCGTGAGCTTCATGAACAATGATAACAAGCA
The window above is part of the Musa acuminata AAA Group cultivar baxijiao chromosome BXJ1-1, Cavendish_Baxijiao_AAA, whole genome shotgun sequence genome. Proteins encoded here:
- the LOC135676324 gene encoding protein ALTERED PHOSPHATE STARVATION RESPONSE 1-like, with the translated sequence MGCWHSRVERQEAVSRCKARRRYMKQLVRGRRAFAAAHSLYLRSLRATGAALLQFANAETHLHHQLPPIPSTSSSLPPPPSPPPPPPPQPPPSTSSHPPVSPSSDNWTSSVTASPILPPPPPPPPSSWDFWDPFVPSSSRSATEEEWEEVTTTVSEVTTAPAVGPPPSVVSGYSKDSTSELAMVVVPRGKKDLSEIVKELDDYFLKAAEAGSRVSFILEAPLCDLSSNQDLAGKMHAYGKNLRHLHWSWRSNSKATGGFTRFGRCREEMGRGNGSGDGGVGSGHMSHTSTMEKLYAWEKKLYLEVKNAEMIREEHEKRMSLLRKQEAKGMDYVKVVKNKMEIERLESKMMVATQAIETTTSAIIKLRESELSPQLLELVTGLMGMWRSMYECHQVQTHIVQQLEYLNCALSTRPTSDMHRQAALQLESEVENWHVAFCRLVDSHRVYVHALTGWLRLSLFYHHHHHHGRTTPDIHPLCEEWQLALDRVPDRVASEGIKSFLTVVRAVVVQQTEEQKQKKRSEAAFKELEKRVEQLSSLERKRGSLEAEKRAEVEALKAKAEEERSKYEKSAGVTRAMTLNNLQTGLPHVFQAMTGFSGVCMQAFESVYRVLDPKRLLLLPLGR